One genomic segment of Pseudomonas fortuita includes these proteins:
- a CDS encoding TerC family protein codes for MEYLLELAASPTAWVALATLVAMEVVLGIDNLIFISILTNKLPVEYRSKARRIGISMALVMRLALLSTVAWIVQLTDPVVEVFGNAFSWKDMILIAGGLFLLWKATKEIHESVDPHGAKEEAKVGSTVTLGFAAAIFQILLLDIVFSVDSIITAVGMTEHLPIMIIAVITAVIVMMVAADPLANFINDNPTVVMLALGFLIMIGMTLIAEGFGAHVPKGYVYAAMAFSTAIEILNILARRARLKREAAEG; via the coding sequence ATGGAATACTTGCTGGAACTCGCCGCTAGCCCTACTGCCTGGGTTGCCCTGGCTACATTGGTGGCCATGGAAGTTGTGCTGGGCATCGACAACCTGATCTTCATCTCCATCCTGACCAATAAACTGCCGGTGGAGTACCGCTCCAAGGCACGGCGGATCGGGATCAGCATGGCCTTGGTCATGCGCCTGGCCTTGCTCAGCACGGTGGCCTGGATCGTACAGCTCACCGACCCTGTGGTCGAAGTGTTCGGTAACGCCTTCTCGTGGAAGGACATGATCCTGATTGCCGGTGGCCTGTTCCTGCTGTGGAAGGCGACCAAGGAAATTCACGAAAGCGTTGACCCGCACGGTGCCAAGGAAGAAGCCAAGGTCGGTTCGACTGTAACTCTGGGCTTTGCTGCGGCAATCTTCCAGATCCTGCTGCTGGACATCGTCTTCTCGGTCGACAGCATCATCACCGCTGTGGGCATGACCGAGCACTTGCCGATCATGATAATTGCCGTGATCACGGCAGTCATCGTGATGATGGTGGCCGCTGACCCGCTGGCCAACTTCATCAATGACAACCCGACCGTGGTCATGCTGGCCTTGGGCTTCCTGATCATGATCGGCATGACACTGATCGCCGAAGGCTTTGGCGCTCATGTGCCGAAGGGGTATGTGTATGCGGCCATGGCGTTCTCGACCGCGATCGAGATCCTCAACATTCTGGCTCGCCGGGCGCGCTTGAAGCGTGAGGCTGCTGAAGGTTGA
- the nhaR gene encoding transcriptional activator NhaR yields MLNYRQLHYFWAVAKTGSITRASEQLNLTPQTISGQISLFEQTYGLELFQRVGRQLELTETGRQALVYAEQMFQIGGELEAMLRAGPQEQILFRVGVADVVPKSIVYRLLAPTMELDEVLRINCREDKLERLLADLAIQRLDLVISDSPMPSNLDIKGYSQKLGECGLSFFATPALAQRLNGPFPACLQDAPLLVPGQETVVRSRLLRWLGEQQLQPRIVGEFDDSALMQAFGQSGSGIFVAPSVIADEVCRQYGVALIGQTEAVHESFYAISVERKVKHPGIVAITEGARRELFHW; encoded by the coding sequence GTGCTCAACTATCGCCAGCTGCATTACTTCTGGGCCGTGGCCAAGACGGGCAGCATCACCCGCGCCAGCGAACAGCTGAACCTCACACCACAGACCATCAGCGGGCAAATCAGCCTGTTCGAGCAAACCTACGGCCTGGAACTGTTCCAGCGCGTCGGCCGCCAACTGGAGCTGACCGAGACCGGCCGCCAGGCGCTGGTGTACGCAGAACAGATGTTCCAGATTGGCGGCGAACTGGAGGCCATGCTGCGCGCCGGCCCGCAGGAGCAGATCCTGTTCCGTGTGGGGGTGGCCGATGTGGTGCCCAAATCCATCGTCTACCGCCTGCTGGCACCGACCATGGAGCTGGATGAGGTGCTGCGCATCAACTGCCGCGAAGACAAACTTGAGCGGCTGCTGGCAGACCTGGCCATCCAGCGCCTGGACCTGGTGATTTCCGACAGCCCCATGCCCAGCAATCTGGACATCAAGGGCTACAGCCAGAAGCTGGGCGAGTGCGGGCTGAGCTTTTTCGCCACGCCGGCACTGGCACAACGCCTGAACGGCCCCTTCCCCGCCTGCCTGCAGGATGCTCCGCTGCTGGTGCCCGGGCAGGAAACCGTGGTGCGCAGCCGTTTGCTGCGGTGGCTGGGCGAGCAACAGCTGCAGCCCCGCATCGTGGGCGAGTTCGATGACAGTGCCCTGATGCAGGCGTTCGGCCAGTCGGGCAGCGGCATTTTCGTCGCCCCCAGCGTGATCGCCGACGAGGTGTGCCGCCAATATGGTGTGGCGCTGATCGGCCAGACCGAGGCCGTGCACGAATCGTTCTATGCCATTTCGGTAGAGCGCAAGGTCAAGCACCCGGGGATTGTCGCGATTACCGAGGGGGCGCGGCGGGAATTGTTTCATTGGTGA
- the ahpF gene encoding alkyl hydroperoxide reductase subunit F produces the protein MLDATLKSQLKTYLERVTQPIEIVASLDDGAKSRELHDLLVEIAGLSNLITFSADGTDARRPSFSLNRPGSDISLRFAGIPMGHEFTSLVLALLQVGGHPSKASAEVIEQIQALEGEFTFETYFSLSCQNCPDVVQALNLMAVLNPNVRHVAIDGALFQDEVEARKIMAVPSVYLNGEVFGQGRMGLEEILGKIDTNAGARQAEKINAKDAFDVLVVGGGPAGAAAAIYAARKGIRTGIAAERFGGQVLDTLAIENFISVQETEGPKLATALEEHVKQYDVDIMNLQRGEALIPATDGGLHEVRLAGGASLKAKTVILATGARWREMNVPGEQEYRGRGVAYCPHCDGPLFKGKRVAVIGGGNSGVEAAIDLAGIVAQVTLIEFDSQLRADAVLQRKLHSLPNVKVITSALTTEVLGNGEKVTGLRYKDRTTDQQHEVALEGIFVQIGLLPNTDWLKGTVELSPRGEIIVDAKGQTSIPGVFAAGDVTTVPYKQIVIAVGEGAKASLAAFDHLIRTSAPA, from the coding sequence ATGTTGGACGCCACGCTTAAATCGCAACTGAAAACCTACCTGGAGCGGGTCACCCAGCCGATCGAGATCGTAGCCTCCCTCGACGACGGCGCGAAGTCCCGCGAATTGCACGACCTGCTGGTGGAAATTGCCGGTTTGTCGAACCTCATTACCTTCAGCGCGGACGGTACAGATGCCCGTCGCCCGTCGTTCTCACTGAACCGCCCGGGTAGCGATATCAGCCTGCGCTTCGCCGGTATACCCATGGGCCACGAATTCACCTCGCTGGTGCTGGCGCTGCTGCAAGTGGGCGGCCACCCGTCCAAGGCCAGTGCCGAGGTGATCGAGCAGATCCAGGCGCTGGAAGGCGAGTTCACCTTCGAAACCTACTTCTCGCTGTCGTGCCAGAACTGCCCGGACGTGGTTCAGGCACTTAACCTGATGGCGGTGCTCAACCCCAATGTGCGCCACGTGGCCATTGATGGTGCGCTGTTCCAGGATGAAGTGGAAGCGCGCAAGATCATGGCGGTGCCCAGCGTGTACCTGAACGGCGAAGTGTTCGGCCAGGGCCGCATGGGGCTGGAAGAAATCCTAGGCAAGATCGACACCAATGCCGGCGCTCGCCAGGCCGAAAAGATCAACGCCAAGGATGCCTTTGACGTGCTGGTGGTCGGGGGTGGCCCAGCCGGGGCTGCAGCGGCCATCTACGCCGCACGCAAAGGCATCCGCACCGGTATCGCCGCCGAGCGTTTCGGTGGCCAGGTGCTCGATACGCTGGCCATCGAGAACTTCATCTCGGTGCAGGAAACCGAAGGGCCGAAGCTTGCCACTGCACTGGAAGAACACGTCAAGCAATACGATGTGGACATCATGAACCTGCAGCGCGGCGAGGCGCTGATTCCGGCCACCGATGGCGGCCTGCATGAAGTACGCCTGGCCGGCGGCGCCTCGCTCAAGGCCAAGACCGTGATCCTGGCCACGGGCGCCCGCTGGCGCGAAATGAACGTGCCGGGCGAGCAGGAATACCGCGGTCGCGGCGTGGCCTACTGCCCGCACTGTGACGGCCCGCTGTTCAAAGGCAAGCGCGTGGCGGTGATTGGCGGCGGTAACTCAGGCGTGGAAGCGGCCATCGACCTGGCCGGTATCGTTGCCCAGGTGACGCTGATCGAGTTCGACAGCCAGCTGCGTGCCGATGCGGTGTTGCAACGCAAGCTGCACAGCCTGCCGAACGTGAAAGTGATCACCAGCGCGCTGACCACCGAAGTACTGGGCAATGGTGAGAAGGTGACCGGCCTGCGCTACAAGGACCGCACGACCGATCAGCAGCACGAGGTGGCGCTGGAAGGCATCTTCGTGCAGATCGGCCTGCTGCCGAATACCGATTGGCTTAAAGGCACCGTCGAGCTGTCGCCGCGCGGCGAGATCATCGTCGATGCCAAGGGCCAGACCAGCATCCCGGGTGTGTTTGCCGCAGGTGACGTGACCACCGTGCCGTACAAGCAGATCGTGATTGCAGTGGGTGAAGGGGCCAAGGCTTCGCTGGCAGCCTTCGACCACCTGATTCGTACTTCGGCACCGGCATAA
- the gorA gene encoding glutathione-disulfide reductase yields MAYDFDLFVIGAGSGGVRAARFAASFGAKVAVAESRYLGGTCVNVGCVPKKLLVYGAHVADELEQAAGYGWTLEEGHFDWGTLIANKNREIERLNGIYRNLLVNSGVTLLQGHARLTGANEVEVEGQRYTAEHILIATGGWPQIPDIPGKELAITSNEAFYLKALPRRVLVVGGGYIAVEFAGIFQGLGADTTLLYRGDLFLRGFDGSVRTHLKEELEKRGLDLQFNADIQRIDKLEDGSLKATLKDGRELVADCVFYATGRRPMLDNLGLENTGVELDARGYIRVDEQYQTTAPSILAIGDVIGRVQLTPVALAEGMAVARRLFKPEQYRPVDYQNIPTAVFSQPPIGTVGLTEEQALEAGHKVQVFESRFRAMKLTLTDIQEKTLMKLVVDAETDKVLGCHMVGPDAGEIIQGLGIALKAGATKQQFDETIGVHPTAAEEFVTMRTVTR; encoded by the coding sequence ATGGCCTACGATTTTGATCTGTTCGTGATTGGTGCCGGGTCCGGCGGTGTGCGCGCAGCGCGCTTTGCGGCGAGCTTCGGCGCAAAAGTGGCAGTGGCCGAAAGCCGCTACCTGGGTGGCACCTGCGTCAACGTCGGCTGCGTGCCAAAAAAACTGCTGGTGTACGGCGCGCATGTCGCGGACGAACTGGAGCAGGCCGCGGGTTACGGCTGGACCCTGGAAGAAGGGCATTTCGACTGGGGCACCCTGATTGCCAACAAGAACCGCGAGATCGAGCGCCTCAACGGCATCTACCGCAACCTGCTGGTCAACAGCGGCGTCACCCTGCTGCAGGGCCATGCACGCCTGACCGGTGCCAATGAAGTGGAGGTGGAAGGCCAGCGCTACACCGCCGAGCACATCCTTATCGCTACCGGTGGCTGGCCGCAGATCCCGGACATCCCGGGCAAGGAACTGGCGATCACCTCCAACGAAGCGTTCTACCTCAAGGCGCTGCCAAGGCGGGTGCTGGTGGTCGGCGGTGGCTACATTGCCGTCGAGTTCGCCGGTATCTTCCAGGGCCTGGGGGCCGACACCACGCTGCTGTACCGTGGCGACCTGTTCCTGCGCGGCTTCGATGGCTCGGTGCGCACGCACCTGAAGGAAGAACTGGAAAAGCGTGGCCTCGATCTGCAATTCAATGCCGACATCCAGCGTATCGACAAGCTTGAAGATGGCAGCCTCAAGGCCACCCTGAAGGACGGCCGCGAGCTGGTTGCAGACTGTGTTTTCTACGCTACAGGCCGGCGCCCGATGCTGGACAACCTGGGCCTGGAAAACACCGGTGTCGAGCTGGATGCGCGTGGTTACATTCGTGTCGACGAGCAGTACCAGACGACTGCGCCTTCGATCCTGGCCATTGGCGATGTGATCGGCCGTGTGCAGCTTACCCCGGTGGCCTTGGCCGAAGGCATGGCCGTGGCGCGGCGCCTGTTCAAGCCGGAGCAGTACCGCCCGGTGGACTACCAGAACATCCCGACGGCGGTGTTCAGCCAGCCGCCTATCGGTACTGTTGGCCTGACCGAGGAGCAGGCGCTGGAGGCCGGGCACAAGGTGCAGGTGTTCGAAAGCCGTTTCCGCGCCATGAAGCTGACCCTGACCGACATTCAGGAAAAGACCCTGATGAAGTTGGTGGTGGATGCCGAGACTGACAAGGTGCTGGGTTGCCACATGGTTGGCCCTGACGCTGGCGAAATCATCCAGGGCCTGGGCATTGCCCTGAAGGCCGGTGCGACCAAGCAGCAATTCGACGAAACCATCGGCGTGCACCCGACGGCGGCCGAAGAGTTCGTGACCATGCGTACAGTCACTCGTTAA
- a CDS encoding YceH family protein: MSEQETADEGRFSSVEIRILGSLIEKQATSPESYPLTLNALVLACNQKTSREPVMNLTQGQVGQALRTLEGQGMTRLQMGSRADRWEQRVDKALELVPAQLILMGLMFLRGPQTLNELLTRSNRLHDFDDTEQIQHQLERLISRGLALHLPRQAGQREDRYTHALGDPAEIETILAARQHEGGARSSGGSVSEDRIEALEARIAALEARLAELEG; the protein is encoded by the coding sequence ATGTCAGAACAAGAAACCGCCGATGAAGGCCGCTTCAGCAGCGTTGAGATCCGTATTCTCGGTTCGCTGATCGAGAAGCAGGCCACCAGCCCGGAAAGCTACCCGCTGACCCTTAATGCCCTGGTCCTGGCCTGCAACCAGAAGACCAGCCGCGAGCCGGTGATGAACCTTACCCAAGGCCAGGTTGGGCAGGCCCTTCGCACACTCGAAGGGCAAGGGATGACCCGCCTGCAGATGGGCAGCCGTGCCGACCGCTGGGAACAACGGGTGGACAAGGCCCTGGAGCTGGTGCCGGCACAGCTGATTTTGATGGGCCTGATGTTCCTGCGCGGCCCGCAAACCCTCAACGAACTGCTCACCCGCAGCAACCGCCTGCACGACTTTGACGACACCGAGCAGATCCAGCACCAGCTGGAGCGCCTGATCTCGCGCGGCCTGGCCTTGCACCTGCCACGCCAGGCCGGCCAGCGTGAAGACCGCTACACCCATGCATTGGGCGACCCGGCAGAGATCGAGACCATCCTCGCTGCACGTCAACACGAAGGTGGCGCGCGCAGCAGTGGCGGCAGCGTTTCGGAAGACCGCATCGAAGCACTCGAGGCCCGCATCGCGGCGCTGGAAGCGCGGCTGGCCGAGCTGGAAGGCTAA
- the ahpC gene encoding alkyl hydroperoxide reductase subunit C, giving the protein MPIINSQVKPFNATAYHKGEFVQVSEADLKGKWSVVFFYPADFTFVCPTELGDLADNYAEFQKLGVEIYGVSTDTHFTHKAWHDTSDTIGKIQYPLIGDPTHVISRNFDVLIEEAGLADRGTFVINPEGQIKIVELNDGGVGRDAAELLRKVKAAQYVAAHPGEVCPAKWKEGEATLAPSLDLVGKI; this is encoded by the coding sequence ATGCCAATCATCAACAGCCAAGTCAAACCGTTCAACGCCACCGCCTACCACAAGGGCGAGTTCGTCCAGGTCAGCGAAGCCGACCTGAAAGGCAAGTGGTCTGTCGTGTTCTTCTACCCGGCTGACTTCACCTTCGTCTGCCCGACCGAGCTGGGTGACCTTGCCGACAACTACGCCGAGTTCCAGAAACTGGGTGTGGAAATCTACGGCGTGTCCACCGACACCCACTTCACCCACAAAGCCTGGCACGACACCTCGGACACCATCGGCAAGATCCAATACCCGCTGATCGGTGACCCGACCCACGTCATTTCGCGCAACTTCGACGTGCTGATCGAAGAAGCCGGCCTGGCGGATCGCGGTACCTTCGTGATCAACCCGGAAGGCCAGATCAAGATCGTCGAACTGAACGACGGTGGTGTAGGCCGCGATGCTGCCGAACTGCTGCGTAAAGTGAAGGCTGCCCAGTACGTTGCCGCCCACCCAGGCGAAGTGTGCCCGGCCAAGTGGAAAGAAGGCGAAGCCACTCTGGCGCCATCGCTGGACCTGGTAGGCAAGATCTAA
- the sstT gene encoding serine/threonine transporter SstT produces the protein MTPVFRLLNRTSLVTQIVIGLLAGIAVALLAPAIARDLAFLGKVFVSALKAVAPVLVFILVMASIANHRHGQETHIRPILWLYLLGTFAAAVVAVVASMLFPSDLVLSSGEATLSAPGGISEVMQNLLLSAVDNPINALLNANFIGVLTWAIGLGVALRHAGETTRTVVEDLSNGVTLIVRVVIRFAPLGIFGLVSSTLAQSGLQALLGYLHLLAVLIGCMLFVALVMNPLIVFWKIRRNPYPLTLLCLRESGITAFFTRSSAANIPVNLALSERLGLHEDTYSVSIPLGATINMAGAAITITVLTLAAVHTLGIPVDLPTAVLLSVVAAVCACGASGVAGGSLLLIPLACSLFGIPSEIAMQVVAVGFIIGVLQDSAETALNSSTDVLFTAAACQAEEGRSA, from the coding sequence ATGACCCCTGTCTTCCGCCTCCTCAACCGCACCAGCCTGGTGACACAGATCGTCATCGGCCTGCTCGCGGGCATCGCCGTTGCCCTGCTCGCGCCTGCCATCGCCCGCGACCTGGCCTTCCTGGGCAAGGTGTTCGTCAGCGCCCTCAAGGCCGTGGCGCCCGTGTTGGTGTTCATCCTGGTCATGGCCTCGATCGCCAACCACCGTCACGGCCAGGAAACCCATATCCGGCCGATCCTCTGGCTGTACCTGCTAGGTACCTTCGCCGCAGCGGTCGTAGCCGTGGTCGCCAGCATGCTGTTCCCCTCCGACCTGGTGCTGAGCAGCGGTGAGGCAACGTTGAGCGCCCCGGGTGGCATCTCCGAGGTGATGCAGAACTTGCTGCTGAGCGCGGTCGACAACCCGATCAATGCCCTGCTCAACGCCAACTTCATCGGCGTGCTGACCTGGGCTATCGGCCTGGGCGTGGCCCTGCGCCATGCGGGTGAAACCACCCGCACCGTGGTCGAAGACCTGTCCAATGGCGTGACCCTTATCGTGCGCGTGGTTATTCGCTTCGCCCCGCTGGGCATCTTTGGCCTGGTCAGCTCCACCCTCGCCCAGTCGGGCCTGCAGGCCCTGCTCGGCTACCTGCACTTGCTGGCTGTGCTGATCGGCTGCATGCTGTTCGTGGCGCTGGTGATGAACCCGCTGATCGTGTTCTGGAAAATCCGCCGCAACCCCTACCCGTTGACCCTGCTGTGCCTGCGCGAAAGCGGCATTACCGCGTTCTTCACTCGCAGCTCGGCGGCCAACATCCCGGTCAACCTGGCACTGTCAGAGCGCCTTGGCCTGCATGAAGACACCTACTCGGTGTCGATCCCGCTGGGCGCAACCATCAACATGGCCGGTGCGGCAATCACCATTACCGTACTGACCCTGGCCGCGGTGCATACCCTGGGTATTCCGGTGGACCTGCCAACGGCCGTGCTGCTCAGCGTGGTGGCGGCGGTGTGCGCCTGTGGCGCCTCGGGTGTGGCCGGGGGCTCGCTGCTGCTGATTCCACTGGCGTGCAGCCTGTTTGGCATCCCCAGCGAAATTGCCATGCAGGTAGTGGCGGTGGGCTTCATTATCGGCGTGCTGCAGGATTCGGCCGAGACAGCGCTGAATTCGTCGACCGATGTGCTGTTCACAGCGGCGGCGTGCCAAGCCGAAGAGGGGCGTAGCGCCTGA
- a CDS encoding peptidase C39 family protein → MQQHSVKTAPRRLLAVCLMAATLAGCASAPPANLKGLAQRVEISSVPFYRGNANHSGAMALAAVLSQQGAPITPGLLDKPLNLPQGADALDTAIPRVARDYGMVVYPLDKQLDALLTQVAAGNPVLLRYEEGSAWWGEPRYAVLIGYDRYKQRVLLRSGMHRRQVMAFDDFASAWAKQGSWAVLVQPPRQLPAQVDRQRWLQAADELARAGQEIAAKQAISSLNK, encoded by the coding sequence ATGCAGCAACATTCCGTCAAAACTGCCCCCCGGCGGCTGCTGGCCGTCTGTCTGATGGCAGCCACCCTGGCTGGCTGTGCCAGCGCACCGCCCGCCAATCTCAAAGGCCTGGCGCAGCGGGTCGAGATCAGCAGCGTGCCGTTCTACCGTGGCAACGCCAACCACAGCGGTGCCATGGCGCTGGCAGCGGTGCTGTCGCAACAGGGCGCGCCGATTACGCCTGGTTTGCTGGACAAGCCGCTGAACCTGCCCCAAGGCGCAGATGCGCTGGACACGGCTATCCCTCGCGTGGCACGGGACTACGGCATGGTGGTATACCCACTGGACAAGCAACTGGACGCGCTATTGACCCAGGTGGCGGCGGGCAACCCGGTGCTGCTGCGTTACGAAGAGGGTTCGGCCTGGTGGGGTGAGCCACGTTATGCGGTGCTGATCGGCTATGACCGCTACAAGCAGCGTGTGCTGCTGCGCTCGGGCATGCACCGGCGGCAGGTGATGGCGTTTGATGACTTTGCCTCGGCGTGGGCAAAGCAGGGGAGTTGGGCGGTGCTGGTGCAGCCACCGCGGCAACTGCCGGCCCAGGTGGATCGCCAGCGCTGGTTGCAGGCTGCGGATGAGCTGGCACGGGCGGGGCAGGAAATTGCGGCGAAGCAGGCCATCAGCAGCCTGAACAAATAG
- a CDS encoding NAD(P)/FAD-dependent oxidoreductase, translating to MANTPYPQSYYAASANPVPPRPALQGEVETDVCIIGAGYTGLSSALFLLENGFKVSIVEAAKVGFGASGRNGGQIVNSYSRDIDVIERTVGPKQAQLLGHMAFEGGRIIRERVAKYNIQCDLKDGGVFAALTSKQMGHLESQKRLWERFGHNQLELMDQKRIREVVACDSYIGGMLDMSGGHIHPLNLALGEAAAVESLGGIIYEQTPAVRIERGANPVVHTPQGKVRAKFIIVAGNAYLGNLVPELAAKSMPCGTQVITTEPLGEELARTLLPQDYCVEDCNYLLDYYRLTSDKRLIFGGGVVYGARDPANIEAIIRPKMLKAFPQLKNVKIDYAWTGNFLLTLSRLPQVGRIGDNIYYSQGCSGHGVTYTHLAGKVLAEALRGQAERFDAFAGLPHYPFPGGQMLRVPFSAIGAWYYSLRDRLGF from the coding sequence ATGGCTAACACCCCCTACCCCCAGTCCTACTACGCCGCCTCGGCCAACCCGGTGCCGCCACGTCCGGCGCTGCAGGGTGAGGTGGAAACCGATGTGTGCATCATCGGTGCCGGCTACACCGGCCTGTCCAGCGCCCTGTTCCTGCTGGAGAACGGCTTCAAGGTGAGCATCGTCGAAGCGGCCAAGGTCGGTTTCGGCGCATCGGGCCGCAACGGCGGCCAGATCGTCAACAGCTACAGCCGCGACATTGACGTCATCGAACGCACCGTCGGCCCCAAGCAGGCACAACTGCTGGGCCACATGGCCTTCGAAGGCGGGCGCATCATTCGTGAGCGCGTGGCCAAATACAACATCCAGTGCGACCTGAAAGACGGTGGCGTGTTCGCCGCCCTCACCAGCAAGCAGATGGGCCACCTGGAGTCGCAAAAGCGCCTGTGGGAACGCTTCGGCCACAACCAGCTCGAGCTGATGGACCAGAAGCGCATCCGTGAAGTGGTTGCGTGCGACAGCTATATCGGTGGCATGCTCGACATGAGCGGCGGCCATATCCACCCGCTGAACCTGGCCTTGGGCGAAGCAGCTGCGGTCGAGTCGCTGGGGGGCATCATCTATGAGCAAACCCCGGCCGTGCGTATCGAGCGCGGTGCCAACCCAGTGGTGCACACCCCGCAAGGCAAAGTGCGCGCCAAGTTCATCATCGTCGCCGGCAACGCCTACCTGGGCAACCTGGTGCCGGAACTGGCCGCCAAGTCCATGCCATGCGGTACCCAGGTGATCACCACCGAACCCCTGGGCGAAGAACTGGCGCGCACCCTGCTGCCGCAGGATTACTGCGTCGAGGACTGCAACTACCTGCTCGACTACTACCGCCTGACCAGCGACAAGCGCCTGATCTTCGGCGGTGGCGTGGTGTACGGCGCACGTGACCCGGCCAACATCGAGGCGATCATCCGTCCGAAAATGCTCAAGGCCTTCCCGCAGCTGAAAAACGTGAAGATCGACTACGCCTGGACCGGCAACTTCCTGCTGACCCTGTCGCGCCTGCCCCAGGTTGGCCGGATCGGCGACAACATCTATTACTCGCAGGGTTGCTCGGGCCACGGCGTGACCTACACCCACCTGGCGGGCAAAGTGCTGGCCGAGGCCTTGCGCGGCCAGGCTGAGCGTTTCGACGCCTTCGCCGGCCTGCCGCACTACCCGTTCCCGGGTGGCCAGATGCTGCGCGTGCCGTTCAGCGCCATTGGCGCCTGGTACTACAGCCTGCGCGATCGCCTGGGCTTCTGA
- a CDS encoding sialidase family protein gives MDGLPITQVSKAVSESSAVIVGDKELARFDTELSHWVLNVEPRKNADVFEGAIGRPDHRNTPDVHSSPANGSAPLYLAKNDPLAPGGDRAKRQGTTKSDIVSSFDQRPARVFVDSPARIERDTDDPSYRLANRAYQATATIARTGPIRYWTAWRADNTHAAEGPGNFAVLAYSDNGGESVKEYGYLTYSPSHPGNQIVDPMLWTDPKGRLWLFYGVLGDNKLYDGIGGAWAVICDDPNAEDPKWGEPFRLSYYGDPRRPVKIEDKWYLAVDGWRFSAEYPPAYMDHVGPHIYELDWESQKIKHVSQLPPNNNGQYSGFFETEFVQRSDGSVLALLRSLGSNSQMQYSVSRDLMRTWTPWQAYTVTAPSSSSRAWLGRTPSGLLLLCWNNDLVRGTLTVGLSDDDGATYRYKKIIEPDSSIQVSYPVVSFGDDGEILIIYDNGRDSHKQIRIAKFNEHEIISGKSTPSVRVISDPANL, from the coding sequence ATGGACGGACTGCCTATCACTCAGGTGTCGAAAGCGGTATCGGAATCATCAGCTGTTATCGTGGGTGATAAGGAGCTTGCGCGATTCGATACCGAGCTCAGCCACTGGGTGTTGAATGTGGAGCCTCGAAAAAACGCAGATGTTTTCGAAGGGGCTATAGGTCGTCCAGACCATCGGAATACCCCCGATGTCCATAGCTCGCCTGCCAACGGGAGCGCTCCATTGTATTTAGCGAAAAATGACCCGCTTGCGCCGGGAGGGGATAGGGCCAAGCGTCAGGGCACGACAAAATCCGATATCGTTTCCAGCTTCGATCAGCGGCCGGCACGCGTCTTTGTGGATTCCCCGGCGCGTATCGAGCGAGACACCGACGACCCTTCCTACCGTCTGGCCAATCGTGCGTACCAGGCCACGGCCACAATCGCCAGAACCGGTCCAATCCGATACTGGACCGCATGGCGTGCTGACAATACCCATGCAGCCGAAGGACCAGGAAACTTCGCGGTGCTGGCCTACTCGGATAACGGCGGCGAGAGCGTTAAAGAGTACGGATACCTGACGTACTCACCTAGCCATCCAGGAAACCAGATTGTAGATCCAATGCTCTGGACAGATCCCAAGGGCCGTCTCTGGCTTTTCTATGGCGTCCTGGGAGACAACAAGCTCTACGATGGTATTGGTGGAGCATGGGCAGTTATTTGTGACGATCCCAATGCTGAGGACCCCAAATGGGGCGAGCCATTCCGTTTGTCTTACTACGGTGATCCGCGACGTCCAGTCAAGATCGAAGATAAGTGGTATCTAGCAGTAGATGGCTGGCGCTTCTCTGCTGAATATCCTCCAGCATACATGGATCATGTAGGGCCGCATATTTACGAGCTGGATTGGGAAAGCCAGAAAATTAAACATGTTTCTCAGCTTCCACCTAACAATAACGGCCAGTACAGTGGTTTCTTTGAAACTGAGTTCGTGCAGCGGTCCGATGGAAGTGTTTTAGCTCTGCTAAGATCGTTGGGTTCCAACTCACAAATGCAGTATTCCGTCAGTCGCGACCTAATGAGGACCTGGACGCCTTGGCAGGCTTACACGGTTACCGCTCCGAGCTCTTCGTCGCGTGCGTGGCTAGGCAGGACTCCTTCCGGACTCCTTCTACTTTGCTGGAACAATGATCTTGTGCGAGGAACACTGACAGTTGGTCTCTCCGATGACGACGGAGCTACATACCGGTATAAAAAAATTATCGAGCCAGATTCTTCTATTCAGGTTTCGTATCCGGTAGTCAGTTTCGGTGATGATGGTGAGATACTTATCATCTACGATAACGGTCGTGATTCTCACAAACAGATTCGCATCGCCAAGTTCAATGAGCATGAGATCATCTCTGGAAAAAGCACGCCTTCTGTCAGAGTTATCAGCGATCCAGCAAATCTCTAA